A window from Triticum aestivum cultivar Chinese Spring chromosome 6D, IWGSC CS RefSeq v2.1, whole genome shotgun sequence encodes these proteins:
- the LOC123145252 gene encoding protein MIZU-KUSSEI 1 yields the protein MARAFRAASPLPLPSSSSRSATAPSGGGGSGSFTWLLKKRSSKAPQRSGPSGQEAEDEGDEEEAGAAALSTAQSSSTDEQSSSSSSSSSSSRKKRADALARLRSVFLAAITHRRRRRQLGSCVTGTIFGRRRGRVHVALQTDPRSAPVLLVEMAAYSTGALVRVSSGLVRLALECEKPPLNAGEKRRPLLEEPTWRAYCNGLKCGYAVHRECGADEWRVLGAVEQVSVGAGVLPDDGAAGGAGEGDLMYMRAKFERVVGSRDSEAFYMMNPDGSGGPELSIYLLRV from the exons ATGGCGAGGGCCTTTCGCGCGGCATCCCCGCTGCCCCTCCCCTCTTCCAGCTCCAGGAGCGCCACCGCAccgagcggcggcggtggcagcgggaGCTTCACCTGGCTGCTCAAGAAGCGCTCCAGCAAGGCGCCGCAGCGCAGCGGGCCGAGCGGCCAGGAGGCGGAGGACgagggagacgaggaggaggcTGGAGCGGCCGCTCTGTCCACCGCGCAGTCGTCTTCCACCGACGagcagtcctcctcctcctcctcctcgtcctcgtcgtcgagGAAGAAGCGCGCGGACGCGCTGGCGCGTCTGCGGTCGGTGTTCCTGGCGGCGATCAcgcaccggcgccggcgccggcagcTCGGGTCGTGCGTCACGGGCACCAtcttcgggcggcggcgcgggcgcgtgCACGTAGCGCTGCAGACGGACCCGCGATCGGCGCCAGTGCTGCTGGTGGAGATGGCCGCCTACTCCACCGGCGCGCTCGTCAGGGTGTCCTCGGGCCTCGTGCGCCTCGCGCTCGAGTGCGAGAAGCCGCCGCTCAACGCAG GGGAGAAGCGGCGGCCGCTGCTGGAGGAGCCGACGTGGCGCGCGTACTGCAACGGGCTCAAGTGCGGCTACGCGGTGCACCGCGAGTGCGGCGCCGACGAGTGGCGCGTGCTGGGCGCCGTGGAGCAGGTGTCCGTCGGCGCCGGCGTGCTCCCGGACGACGGTGCCgcaggcggcgccggcgagggcgaTCTGATGTACATGCGCGCCAAGTTCGAGCGGGTCGTCGGATCGAGGGACTCGGAGGCGTTCTACATGATGAACCCCGACGGCAGCGGAGGGCCCGAGCTCAGCATCTACCTGCTCAGAGTCTGA